The segment CAGTGGCCATCGTTCGCGGCGATCAGGATTTCTGTCCCAGTTTCGGCTTCTTCTCGTTCCACGACTCGTCCTTCGCTCGTGGCTCGGCTTCGGTGAGATTGATCTGCCCCACTTGGGCGACGAACGGTCCACCCATCATCGGCGCCTGAATCACCGGCGTCCCGGTCACTGCGGAGATCTCCGGATCAGGCAACGCCGTCTCCACGCCCGCCAAGGGGAACTCCTTGCGCAAGGGCCAGCCGGGATACCCCTCCCACATCAGGATGCGGCGCAGATCGGGATGCCCCTCGAACTTGATCCCGAACATGTCGTAGCATTCGCGCTCGTGCCAGTTGGCCGCCGGCCAGAGGCTCACGATGCTCGGCGCCACGGGAGCAACATCGTCGGCGCAGTCCGCCGCCACGCGCACATAGTCGTGATGCGTCGTCGAGTAGACGTGATAGACGACGGTGAACCGGGGCGAGCTGGTCTCGGACCAGTCGATCGCGGTGACGTCCATCAACACGTCGTAACCGTGCTCGTCGCGCAGCGTTTTCAGCGCCGCGACCAGTTCGGTCACCGCCACGTTCACGGCCGGGTGATCCGCGCTCGCACGGTCGGTCACAGCGGGGAACTTTTGCTTCAGCGCGGCGGCAGCAATGGTCGCGGTCATGCGAAAGAGAATCCGGAGCAGCGGCTAGACGGTGGCTTTGAAGAGGTTTTGACCCGCGCGTTCTGTGCGGATCTTGGCCTGCAATTTCATCAGCGCGTCGAGAATCCCTTCCGGGCGCGGCGGGCAACCGCTGATGTAAACGTCCACCGGCAGGATCCGGTCGACGCCCTGCATGTGCGCGTAGCTGCGGTACATCCCGCCGGAGCTGGCGCAGGCGCCCATCGCGATCACCCATTTTGGCGACATCATCTGGTCGTAGATGCGGCGGATCTGCGGCGCCATCTTGTACGTGACGCTGCCCGCCACGATCATGCAGTCGGATTGCCGCGGCGAGAAGCGCATGACCTCGGCCCCGAATCGCGCAATGTCGAACCGGCCGTTGCCGACCTGCATCAGCTCGATCGCGCAGCAGGCCAGTCCCATGGGCATCGGCCACATTGAATTCGTCCGGATCCAGTTGATCACCGCATCGGCTTTGGAAACGACGATGCCGCCTTCGATGGCGCTGCTGTAGGTGAGATCGGTGTTGGAGGAGACCATGTGTGTGGTGGATCCCGGACAAAAATCCTGCTCAGGGTTGGCCGCCCGGTTCTGTCGCGCAAGACGGTTTTGGAAAAAGTTGATCTGCTGCGTGCATCAGGGTGGCGCCTGCCGGCACCGATTCCTGGCCGCCCGTGTCTTCGCTGCGAGGTGCCAGCTGGTCACCGTTCCCAAACGAGAGCCACGCTGCAGTTTGTAGCGTTCGCAACCGCCGCCCATGCTGTCCGTCAATCCACCGCGCTGCCCGCGGTCGGCTCACTCCGGCGGAGAGCGAAACGCCACTTTCTCATTAAACTCGCTTGTTGCCCTTATGAAACGATTCCTTGGCTCCGCCCGCCTGCTCTGCGCCACCAGTCTCGCGCTGCTGGTACTGCTCACCGCCAGTCACGCCGCCCCGGCAGTGCTGCAGCCGCTCAAGGCGTCCGGTATTTACGACCTCGGCGAGAAGGCGGGCTGGACCGTGACAATGCCGGCGGACGCCACGCTCCCGACCGGCGGCTACAACTACACGATTAAGAAAAACGACACGACGACACTCGCCTCGGGCCCGCTCGACCCAAGCGGCGGTCCGGTCGAGATCGCGGTCACGTTGAACGAGCCCGCGATGCTTTTCGCCGAAGTCACCTCGGCCGCGGGCGAAGCCGATCGCGCCATCGCGGGCGCCGCGGTCGCGCCGACGCAGTTGCAGCCGGTGGTGGCGCGTCCGGCGGATTTCGATGCGTTCTGGACGTGGATGATCCAGGTGTTGCACCGGATCCCGGTCGAACCCGCGCTGAAAAACGGCGAGAGCGGCCGCGACGGCGTCGAGTACGCGACGATTCGGATGAACAACATCGACGGCTCGCACGTCTACGGGCAGCTGGCGAAGCCTGCGCGCGAAGGGAAGTTTCCCGCCCTGCTGATGCTCCAGTGGGCCGGCGGACCTTATCCGCTGCAAAAGCCCTG is part of the Opitutus terrae PB90-1 genome and harbors:
- a CDS encoding NADH-quinone oxidoreductase subunit C produces the protein MTATIAAAALKQKFPAVTDRASADHPAVNVAVTELVAALKTLRDEHGYDVLMDVTAIDWSETSSPRFTVVYHVYSTTHHDYVRVAADCADDVAPVAPSIVSLWPAANWHERECYDMFGIKFEGHPDLRRILMWEGYPGWPLRKEFPLAGVETALPDPEISAVTGTPVIQAPMMGGPFVAQVGQINLTEAEPRAKDESWNEKKPKLGQKS
- the nuoB gene encoding NADH-quinone oxidoreductase subunit NuoB, whose protein sequence is MVSSNTDLTYSSAIEGGIVVSKADAVINWIRTNSMWPMPMGLACCAIELMQVGNGRFDIARFGAEVMRFSPRQSDCMIVAGSVTYKMAPQIRRIYDQMMSPKWVIAMGACASSGGMYRSYAHMQGVDRILPVDVYISGCPPRPEGILDALMKLQAKIRTERAGQNLFKATV